The sequence below is a genomic window from Pirellulales bacterium.
GGCGCTGTTCGGCCGCGCGGCGCCGCTGGAAATCGAGATCGGTAGCGGCAAGGGGCTGTTTCTCTGCGCCGCCGCGGCAACGCAGCCCGATCGCGATTTTCTCGGAGTCGAGATCGCTGCGAAATACGCCCGTTATGCCGCCGCGCGTCTGGCCAAGCGCGAGCTTGCCAATGCGATCTTGGTAAACGCCGACGCTCAGCGGCTATTCCGCGAGTTATTGCCGGCCGATTGCCTTGCGGCGGTGCACGTGTACTTTCCCGATCCGTGGTGGAAAGCCCGGCACAAGAAGCGGCGGGTGATGAACGAATCGTTCGTCCGCGATGTGGAGCCGACGCTGGTCCTCGGCGGCACGCTCCATTTTTGGACCGACGTCGAAGAGTATTTCACGACAACGCTCGAACTCCTGGCTGCGACGACACACTTGGTTGGCCCGCTGCCAGTCGTCGAGCAGCCCGCCCAGCACGATCTCGACTACCGCACGCACTTCGAGCGCCGCATGCGCCTGCACGGCGAGGCGGTCTATCGGGCGGAGTTCAAGAAGCAAGCGACCGGCAATCGTAGCTGAATTCGCCAGATCAAGTCGCCTTCAGTTCATACGTCCGCTGGCCCGAATCGTGGCCGGTGTTGCGCAGCGCGATTTGGTAGAGTTCCTGGCCGAAGGGGGTCGGGTAATCGCCGGTGATGCAGGCCTGGCAGAGTTGGTCGCTGTCGAAGCCGATGGCCCGCGAGATGGATTCCACCGGCAGATAGCGGAGCGAATCGGCGCCGAGCTTCGCCGCCATTTCGGCTTGGGCCTGGTCCGTCAGATCGCCGCCGTGAAGAAACTTGGGTGCGAACAACTCGTCGATCGTCGACATGTCGATGCCGTAGAAGCAGGGTGCGATGATCGGCGGGCAAGCCACGCGCACATGAATCTCGCGGGCGCGGCCCAATTCGCGAATCCGCTTAATCAACACCTTCATGGTCGTCGAGCGCACGATCGAATCCTCGACCAGCAGCACGCGCTTGTCTTCCAGGACCTCGCGGAGCGGAGTGTATTTCGTCTCGGCTTTTTCCTTGCGGTTGCCGCCCCCTTCGATGAAGGTCCGGCCGGTGTAGCGGTTGCGGATCAAGCCTTCGAGCGCCGGGACTTTGAGCTTGTAGGCCATCGCGTCGGCCGCCGCCTTGCTCGTGTCGGGGACCGGCACTACGATCGTGTCGGCGTCGATCGGCAGCGTCTCGAGCCGGGCCATCTCTTCGCCCAGCCGCTTGCGCGAGAGATAGACGCTCCGGCCATCCATCGTGCTGGCCACATTGGCGAAGTAAATCCACTCGAAAAAGCAATGCGCCTGCCGCGGGCTGCGAGCGAACGTGTGCATCTCCAGCCGGCCGTCGGTGATCACCACCGCTTGCCCCGGCAACAGCGACTTGATGCTCTCGGCGGCAAAGCCGAGATTCAAAAGCGCCACGCTTTCGCTCGCGGCGGCAAATAGCGGGCCTTCTTTGGCATAGCACAGAGGGCGGATGCCGAGCGGATCGCGGGCGACGACCATATCGCCCAGCGCGTTCAGAAAGACCAAATTATACGCCCCGTCAAACCGCCGGCTGATGTTGCGAAACACCTCGATGAGCTGCGGCCGCTGGTCGCCCGACAATTCGCGGCTGATTTGATGGAGGATGATTTCGGTGTCGTTATCGCGCGAGAGATGGTTGTCTCCGTCGGCCAGCAGCTCGTCGCGCAGCTCGATGTAATTCGCCAATTGCCCGTTGAAGCCGAAGCTGAACCATTTGTGCTTTTGTAGATGGTGCCGCTCGAACGGTTGGGCATTGCAATGGTCGTCGGACCCGCAGGTGGCGTAGCGGACGTGGCCGATGGCCGCTCGGCCGGAGTATTCCTTCATCAGGCTCTCGAATTTGCCCCGATGGCTCATCCGAAAAACCTCGCTCACCCCGCCGACTTCCTTGTACGTGTGGATAAGCTGGCTGCGGTCCGGGTTGAAGCTGGTCATCCCGGCCGAAAGTTGGCCGCGGTTCTGGATGTCCAGCAGCATCCGGGGGACAAGCCGCGAAACCTCGTCCGGACCCTGAGCGGGGCACAACGGACTCACTTCGCGTCCCGGCAGATGATAGATGGCCGCCAGACCGCATTCGTGGTGAAGTTCGCTCATCGCGATGAATTCTGGCGCCGGGAGGGATGGTACAGGAGTGATCGCATCGAGGGAAATCTCGCGAGTTCGCGCTCCCTCGCCCAATCATTCTACGCCCCGGCCGGTTGTTTCACAACGCAATGTCAAACTGCGGTGATTTTCAGTACGTCGTCGAGGATCTGCCCGTTGGTGGCGATTCCTTCTCCAGAGTGGATCGTCGGCCGGCCGCGCCAATCGGTGAAGGTGCCGCCGGCTTCTTCGATGATCGGCTGAACGGCGGCGGCGTCCCAGACGT
It includes:
- the trmB gene encoding tRNA (guanosine(46)-N7)-methyltransferase TrmB is translated as MGRRALRKLDPQLDLSRHLKSWDELPRPWDSVALFGRAAPLEIEIGSGKGLFLCAAAATQPDRDFLGVEIAAKYARYAAARLAKRELANAILVNADAQRLFRELLPADCLAAVHVYFPDPWWKARHKKRRVMNESFVRDVEPTLVLGGTLHFWTDVEEYFTTTLELLAATTHLVGPLPVVEQPAQHDLDYRTHFERRMRLHGEAVYRAEFKKQATGNRS
- a CDS encoding amidophosphoribosyltransferase → MSELHHECGLAAIYHLPGREVSPLCPAQGPDEVSRLVPRMLLDIQNRGQLSAGMTSFNPDRSQLIHTYKEVGGVSEVFRMSHRGKFESLMKEYSGRAAIGHVRYATCGSDDHCNAQPFERHHLQKHKWFSFGFNGQLANYIELRDELLADGDNHLSRDNDTEIILHQISRELSGDQRPQLIEVFRNISRRFDGAYNLVFLNALGDMVVARDPLGIRPLCYAKEGPLFAAASESVALLNLGFAAESIKSLLPGQAVVITDGRLEMHTFARSPRQAHCFFEWIYFANVASTMDGRSVYLSRKRLGEEMARLETLPIDADTIVVPVPDTSKAAADAMAYKLKVPALEGLIRNRYTGRTFIEGGGNRKEKAETKYTPLREVLEDKRVLLVEDSIVRSTTMKVLIKRIRELGRAREIHVRVACPPIIAPCFYGIDMSTIDELFAPKFLHGGDLTDQAQAEMAAKLGADSLRYLPVESISRAIGFDSDQLCQACITGDYPTPFGQELYQIALRNTGHDSGQRTYELKAT